Proteins from one Mycobacterium sp. SMC-2 genomic window:
- a CDS encoding aldehyde dehydrogenase family protein produces the protein MTELQTPGSLVDTYQLYIDGRWVEPEDGRYDDINPATEQSIGTAPDASVTQVGAAIAAARRAFDSGPWGRMGPDERAGCLNQLGGALVKHADEIFALSQVEWGCVSNERMMQIDGAGYMSMHAAQLATKLVDEPVTGIGAGTTLLRREPLGVVSILTPWNFPHCLNVMKVNNALAAGNTVVLKPSPLTPLAGLALARIIDEETDIPPGVVNVVTPSGLEAAKLLTTDPRIDMISFTGSSAVGCEVMRAAGDAMKRLLLECGGKSASIILDDTQVTDEMLQQMLFDCCSLHAGQACILHSRLLLPASLHDDVVDRLVALARDVKVGDPTDPTVQMGPLISAAQRDRVQAHVDGAVRDGAKLAIGGGRPAGLDVGFYFEPTILTGVQPDSTIAQEEVFGPVLSVLRYRDDEDAVAIANNSCYGLSGAVWGADVDRAVAVARRMRTGQVAVNGIGPGDAPFGGFKLSGFGRESGGISGLHQYMEVKAIGIPA, from the coding sequence ATGACCGAGCTACAAACTCCGGGATCCCTTGTCGACACCTATCAGCTCTACATCGACGGCAGATGGGTCGAACCGGAGGACGGTCGTTACGACGACATCAACCCGGCCACCGAGCAGTCCATCGGCACCGCGCCCGACGCGAGTGTCACCCAGGTCGGCGCGGCGATCGCCGCCGCGCGCCGGGCCTTCGACAGCGGGCCGTGGGGCCGCATGGGCCCCGACGAGCGGGCCGGCTGCCTCAACCAGCTCGGTGGGGCCCTGGTCAAGCACGCCGACGAGATCTTCGCGCTGTCACAGGTCGAATGGGGCTGCGTCAGCAACGAGCGCATGATGCAAATCGACGGCGCCGGCTACATGTCCATGCATGCCGCCCAGCTCGCCACCAAGCTGGTCGACGAACCGGTCACCGGGATCGGTGCGGGAACGACGTTGCTGCGCCGCGAACCGCTCGGCGTCGTGTCGATCCTGACGCCGTGGAACTTCCCGCACTGCCTGAACGTCATGAAGGTCAACAACGCGCTGGCCGCGGGCAACACCGTCGTGCTCAAGCCCTCCCCGCTGACGCCACTCGCCGGGCTCGCGCTGGCGCGCATCATCGACGAGGAGACCGACATCCCCCCGGGTGTGGTCAACGTCGTCACGCCCTCGGGCCTGGAGGCGGCCAAACTGCTGACGACGGATCCGCGCATCGACATGATCAGCTTCACCGGCAGTTCGGCCGTCGGCTGTGAGGTGATGCGGGCGGCCGGCGACGCCATGAAGCGGTTGCTGCTGGAGTGCGGCGGGAAGTCGGCCAGCATCATCCTCGACGACACGCAAGTGACCGACGAGATGCTGCAACAGATGCTCTTCGATTGCTGCTCGTTGCACGCCGGGCAGGCGTGCATCCTGCACAGCCGGCTGCTGCTGCCCGCTTCGTTGCACGACGACGTCGTGGACCGGCTCGTCGCGCTGGCCCGCGACGTGAAGGTCGGCGACCCCACGGACCCGACGGTGCAAATGGGCCCGCTCATCAGCGCGGCGCAACGCGACCGGGTGCAGGCGCACGTCGACGGTGCCGTCCGCGACGGAGCGAAGCTGGCGATCGGCGGTGGCCGCCCGGCCGGCCTGGACGTCGGTTTCTACTTCGAACCGACGATTCTGACCGGCGTGCAACCGGATTCGACCATCGCCCAGGAAGAGGTGTTCGGGCCCGTGCTGTCGGTGCTGCGCTACCGCGACGACGAGGACGCCGTCGCGATCGCGAACAACTCGTGCTACGGGCTTTCCGGTGCCGTGTGGGGCGCCGACGTGGACCGGGCCGTCGCGGTCGCCCGGCGCATGCGCACGGGCCAGGTCGCCGTCAACGGCATCGGACCGGGCGATGCGCCATTCGGTGGCTTCAAGCTGAGCGGGTTCGGCCGGGAGAGCGGCGGCATCAGCGGACTGCACCAGTACATGGAGGTGAAGGCCATCGGGATCCCGGCATGA